A genome region from Nicotiana tabacum cultivar K326 chromosome 13, ASM71507v2, whole genome shotgun sequence includes the following:
- the LOC107789538 gene encoding protein MIZU-KUSSEI 1-like, which produces MISSPITSVDCQKQVRSWRYIRSLMELLIPRCNCIFVEEEIYEKKPIPYFKHHSTTTTTTITGTIFGSRKGKVSFCIQTNPKSTNPILLLELAVSTTTLAREMRKGIVRIALESSTNMVFEYSSYSLLSIPIWAMYCNGKRVGFAVKRKPTKADLEVLRKLESKNVGAGTIIKREDDDIMYLRGKFERVNGSHDSESFHLVDPEENMGQELSIFFLRSLN; this is translated from the coding sequence ATGATCAGCTCTCCAATCACCTCTGTGGATTGCCAGAAACAAGTGCGTTCATGGAGGTATATTCGTTCGCTCATGGAACTTCTGATTCCTCGTTGCAATTGTATCTTTGTTGAAGAAGAAATTTACGAGAAAAAACCCATACCCTATTTCAAGCACcactcaacaacaacaacgacaacaataaCGGGCACAATATTCGGCTCTCGTAAAGGAAAAGTTAGTTTCTGTATCCAAACAAACCCTAAATCCACAAACCCTATTCTTCTTCTTGAACTTGCAGTTTCTACAACCACACTCGCTAGAGAAATGCGAAAGGGAATAGTGAGAATCGCGTTAGAGAGTAGTACAAATATGGTATTCGAGTactcttcttattctcttttgtCTATACCAATATGGGCTATGTATTGTAATGGAAAAAGAGTAGGGTTTGCAGTTAAGAGAAAACCTACAAAAGCTGATTTAGAAGTGTTGAGAAAATTGGAGTCAAAAAATGTTGGAGCTGGCACTATTATAAAGAGAGAGGATGATGATATTATGTATCTAAGAGGAAAATTTGAAAGGGTTAATGGATCTCATGATTCTGAATCCTTTCATTTGGTTGATCCAGAAGAAAATATGGGTCAAGAGCTAAGCATTTTCTTTCTGCGATCTCTTAATTAA